One window of the Pirellulales bacterium genome contains the following:
- a CDS encoding polysaccharide biosynthesis/export family protein: MLLLTAGGGCRLTRNQVLMAKLPPEGPSPRELTKISLPTYVIEPPDVLLIDAVKVVPKPPYHIEPLDTLEIFVLGTLPDQNIAGPYPVEADGTIMLGPAYGAIKVSDLTLAEARDAIRKHLEGILTAPEVSVSLGNSAGQQQIEGEHLVGPDGTVNLGTYGSVYVAGMTLSEAREAIEQHLTEFLDEPDISVDIFAYNSKFYYVVTEGANLGDQIQRVPITGNETVLDAITQIGGLSRISSKTIWIARPAPSDGSGCAQILPVNWRAIVDAADTATNWQVMPGDRIFVAEDKLVALDNFVDKLVGPFERVIGFNLLTFQAIQTANRFPLGFTSASSLAGSK, encoded by the coding sequence GTGCTGTTGTTGACAGCCGGCGGGGGGTGCCGCCTGACGCGCAACCAGGTCCTCATGGCCAAGTTGCCCCCGGAAGGTCCCAGTCCTCGTGAATTGACCAAGATCAGCCTGCCCACCTATGTCATCGAGCCCCCCGACGTCCTCTTGATCGATGCCGTGAAGGTGGTTCCCAAGCCCCCTTATCACATCGAGCCTTTGGACACTCTGGAAATCTTCGTATTGGGGACCCTGCCCGATCAGAACATCGCCGGTCCCTATCCGGTCGAGGCCGACGGCACCATCATGCTGGGCCCCGCCTACGGAGCCATCAAGGTCTCGGATCTGACCCTGGCCGAGGCCCGCGACGCCATTCGCAAGCACCTGGAAGGGATCCTCACCGCTCCGGAAGTCTCGGTCAGCCTGGGTAACAGCGCCGGCCAGCAGCAGATCGAAGGAGAGCACCTGGTCGGACCCGACGGCACCGTCAATCTGGGTACCTACGGCAGCGTCTATGTGGCCGGCATGACCTTGAGCGAAGCCCGTGAGGCCATCGAACAGCATCTCACCGAGTTCCTCGACGAACCCGATATCTCGGTCGATATCTTCGCCTACAACAGCAAGTTCTATTACGTCGTCACCGAAGGGGCCAACTTGGGTGACCAGATCCAACGGGTGCCGATCACCGGCAACGAAACCGTGCTGGATGCGATCACCCAGATCGGCGGTCTGTCGCGGATTTCCAGCAAGACCATCTGGATCGCCCGCCCCGCACCGTCCGACGGCAGCGGCTGCGCTCAGATCCTGCCGGTCAACTGGCGGGCCATCGTCGACGCCGCCGATACCGCCACCAATTGGCAGGTCATGCCGGGGGACCGCATCTTCGTCGCCGAGGACAAATTGGTTGCCCTCGACAACTTCGTCGACAAGTTGGTGGGACCGTTTGAACGCGTCATCGGCTTCAACCTGCTCACCTTCCAGGCCATTCAGACTGCCAACCGTTTCCCGCTCGGCTTTACCAGTGCTAGCAGCCTGGCCGGCAGCAAATAA